The following are encoded in a window of Thunnus albacares chromosome 17, fThuAlb1.1, whole genome shotgun sequence genomic DNA:
- the cenpx gene encoding centromere protein X translates to MAETDAEIIFKKDTVHKLLSSFFKEDKTKLSGDAVLLMAEMLKIFVQEAAVRSQKQAESEDCDQVDIEHFEKILPQLLLDF, encoded by the exons ATGGCGGAGACGGACGCAGAAATTATATTTAAGAAG GACACAGTACACAAACTCTTATCAAGTTTCTTTAAGGAGGATAAAACCAAAC TAAGTGGTGATGCTGTGCTGCTCATGGCAGAGATGCTAAAAATATTTGTCCAAG AAGCGGCTGTAAGATCACAGAAACAGGCTGAATCTGAGGACTGTGACCAAGTAGACATCGAGCACTTTGAAAAGATTCTACCTCAGCTG CTGCTGGACTTCTAG
- the LOC122967436 gene encoding heterogeneous nuclear ribonucleoprotein A1 — translation MSISVMTSDKMEVNTAPQRRVYISLPKKYMASLAKHYELDHGLVIKDLNPYLNEGYVQAYFREWGTITACKIKKNPNSGNNKTLAYVRFSTEEEADRADWAGPHFLGGSEVEVKRVVSPKIVEDSDEKNAAVTALPQPRRSMGLGYILEDAQWLDDDMDE, via the exons ATGAGCATCTCAGTAATGACCTCTG ATAAGATGGAAGTGAACACAGCACCTCAGAGAAGAGTGTACATCAGTCTTCCAAAGAAATACATGGCTAGTTTGGCTAAACATTATGAACTG GACCATGGATTGGTTATAAAAGATCTGAACCCTTACTTAAATGAAGGATATGTACAGGCTTACTTCAGAGAATGGGGAACCATCACAGCGTGTAAG ATTAAGAAGAACCCGAACTCAGGGAATAATAAGACACTAGCATATGTGAGGTTTTCTACTGAGGAAGAAGCAGACAGAGCAGACTGGGCTGGTCCTCACTTTCTTGGAGGCTCCGAAGTGGAGGTGAAACGAGTTGTTAGTCCAAAA ATTGTGGAGGATTCAGATGAGAAGAACGCGGCAGTCACTGCTTTGCCTCAACCACGCCGTTCAATGGGTCTGGGCTACATACTCGAAGATGCTCAATGGTTGGATGATGATATGGATGAATAA
- the LOC122967197 gene encoding serine/threonine-protein kinase pim-2-like isoform X1 — MSSVSTQDLMTPTYEKGRESNMEKDLNVKKRGRKNSDVAGAPMKKIKGCNITPSTEPCNTVQDDVNVRKRRAGDDGKMPSKKMRPSEGSVENFKKQWGKRKASVDAGTSEKKMRCSDSNSITVSSPTESSTNEPGSAGSGATGSSSSESSAMESSSTGSSATGSSTTGSSFSESCEKAIDNGRYDDISHIFEDSSSQEEKIFEMASSGNSSRAEFEDKYLQDAPIGSGGFGSVYAGFRREDCLPVAIKHIPTNIVRRKRVVCNGKVFDIILEVAFMLKTAGLPGSVGQSAAISLLDWYTLENELILVLERPAFSLDLQKYLKISGGSLPEHEAKMILKQLVDAAIDVHTKGVFHRDIKLENTLIQWSSTGAPRLRLIDFGCGSFSTERSYYSFCGTPAYAPPEWFDCHIYWARPTTVWQLGALFYSLLDGREHFSTTDFINNHIKINSALSQDCKTLLHMCLARDPTKRATLQELQCCPALQ; from the exons ATGTCTTCAGTGTCTACACAAGACTTGATGACTCCAACTTATGAAAAAGGTCGAG AGAGCAACATGGAGAAGGATCTCAATGTGAAGAAGAGAGGACGAAAGAACAGTGATGTTGCAGGAGCACCCATGAAAAAGATCAAGGGTTGCAACATCACTCCTTCCACTGAACCCTGCAACACGGTGCAGGACGATGTCAATGTGAGAAAGAGGAGGGCTGGTGACGATGGAAAGATGCCCAGCAAAAAAATGAGGCCTAGTGAAGGGTCCGTGGAGAATTTCAAAAAACAGTGGGGCAAAAGAAAGGCCAGTGTTGACGCAGGGACATCTGAAAAAAAGATGAGGTGTAGCGACAGCAACAGCATCACTGTGTCCAGCCCCACTGAATCGAGCACTAATGAACCTGGCTCTGCTGGATCTGGCGCTACTGGATCTAGTTCTAGTGAATCCAGTGCTATGGAATCCAGCTCTACTGGATCCAGTGCTACTGGATCCAGCACTACTGGATCCAGTTTTAGTGAGTCCTGTGAGAAAGCGATAGACAACGGGAGGTATGATGACATCAGTCATATCTTTGAAGACTCCTCATCGCAAGAGGAAAAAATCTTTGAGATGGCCTCCTCCGGAAACTCAAGTAGAG ctgAATTTGAGGACAAGTATCTCCAGGATGCCCCAATTGGTTCGGGAGGCTTTGGCTCAGTGTATGCTGGCTTCCGTAGAGAAGACTGTTTACCA GTGGCGATCAAGCACATTCCAACAAATATTGTGAGGCGCAAACGAGTG GTGTGCAATGGGAAGGTATTTGACATCATTCTCGAGGTGGCCTTCATGCTCAAGACTGCAGGTCTACCAGGATCAGTTGGACAGTCCGCTGCAATATCCCTTCTGGACTGGTACACTCTGGAAAATGAGTTAATCCTGGTCTTGGAGAGACCAGCCTTCTCCCTGGACCTCCAAAAGTACCTTAAAATCAGTGGAGGCTCCCTGCCGGAACATGAGGCCAAG aTGATCCTGAAGCAGCTGGTGGACGCAGCCATTGATGTGCACACCAAGGGTGTCTTTCACCGGGACATCAAGTTAGAAAACACCCTGATTCAGTGGTCTTCAACTGGTGCCCCAAGACTCCGGCTTATTGATTTTGGCTGTGGCAGCTTTTCAACGGAGAGGTCTTACTATTCCTTCTGTG GTACCCCTGCATATGCCCCTCCAGAGTGGTTTGACTGTCACATATACTGGGCCCGTCCCACCACGGTTTGGCAGCTGGGCGCACTGTTCTATTCGTTGCTGGATGGAAGAGAGCATTTTTCGACTACAGACTTCATCAAcaaccacattaaaatcaacagTGCGCTGTCCCAAG ACTGCAAGACTTTGTTGCACATGTGTCTGGCCAGAGATCCAACGAAGCGTGCCACTCTGCAGGAGCTACAGTGTTGCCCTGCCCTCCAATAA
- the LOC122967197 gene encoding probable serine/threonine-protein kinase fhkA isoform X2, whose protein sequence is MSSVSTQDLMTPTYEKGRESNMEKDLNVKKRGRKNSDVAGAPMKKIKGCNITPSTEPCNTVQDDVNVRKRRAGDDGKMPSKKMRPSEGSVENFKKQWGKRKASVDAGTSEKKMRCSDSNSITVSSPTESSTNEPGSAGSGATGSSSSESSAMESSSTGSSATGSSTTGSSFSESCEKAIDNGRYDDISHIFEDSSSQEEKIFEMASSGNSSRAEFEDKYLQDAPIGSGGFGSVYAGFRREDCLPVAIKHIPTNIVRRKRVVCNGKVFDIILEVAFMLKTAGLPGSVGQSAAISLLDWYTLENELILVLERPAFSLDLQKYLKISGGSLPEHEAKMILKQLVDAAIDVHTKGVFHRDIKLENTLIQWSSTGAPRLRLIDFGCGSFSTERYPCICPSRVV, encoded by the exons ATGTCTTCAGTGTCTACACAAGACTTGATGACTCCAACTTATGAAAAAGGTCGAG AGAGCAACATGGAGAAGGATCTCAATGTGAAGAAGAGAGGACGAAAGAACAGTGATGTTGCAGGAGCACCCATGAAAAAGATCAAGGGTTGCAACATCACTCCTTCCACTGAACCCTGCAACACGGTGCAGGACGATGTCAATGTGAGAAAGAGGAGGGCTGGTGACGATGGAAAGATGCCCAGCAAAAAAATGAGGCCTAGTGAAGGGTCCGTGGAGAATTTCAAAAAACAGTGGGGCAAAAGAAAGGCCAGTGTTGACGCAGGGACATCTGAAAAAAAGATGAGGTGTAGCGACAGCAACAGCATCACTGTGTCCAGCCCCACTGAATCGAGCACTAATGAACCTGGCTCTGCTGGATCTGGCGCTACTGGATCTAGTTCTAGTGAATCCAGTGCTATGGAATCCAGCTCTACTGGATCCAGTGCTACTGGATCCAGCACTACTGGATCCAGTTTTAGTGAGTCCTGTGAGAAAGCGATAGACAACGGGAGGTATGATGACATCAGTCATATCTTTGAAGACTCCTCATCGCAAGAGGAAAAAATCTTTGAGATGGCCTCCTCCGGAAACTCAAGTAGAG ctgAATTTGAGGACAAGTATCTCCAGGATGCCCCAATTGGTTCGGGAGGCTTTGGCTCAGTGTATGCTGGCTTCCGTAGAGAAGACTGTTTACCA GTGGCGATCAAGCACATTCCAACAAATATTGTGAGGCGCAAACGAGTG GTGTGCAATGGGAAGGTATTTGACATCATTCTCGAGGTGGCCTTCATGCTCAAGACTGCAGGTCTACCAGGATCAGTTGGACAGTCCGCTGCAATATCCCTTCTGGACTGGTACACTCTGGAAAATGAGTTAATCCTGGTCTTGGAGAGACCAGCCTTCTCCCTGGACCTCCAAAAGTACCTTAAAATCAGTGGAGGCTCCCTGCCGGAACATGAGGCCAAG aTGATCCTGAAGCAGCTGGTGGACGCAGCCATTGATGTGCACACCAAGGGTGTCTTTCACCGGGACATCAAGTTAGAAAACACCCTGATTCAGTGGTCTTCAACTGGTGCCCCAAGACTCCGGCTTATTGATTTTGGCTGTGGCAGCTTTTCAACGGAGAG GTACCCCTGCATATGCCCCTCCAGAGTGGTTTGA